In the Anaerostipes caccae L1-92 genome, TCTCCTCATTATATTTTGAATTTAATCGTTTGATCGTATTTAAAACGGCTTCTGCATCCGGCAGAGAATCTAATATTCTGCGGATCTGTTCATTCCCGAAAATCATCATCAGGTCATAGATTGCGCTGTTGATACTTTTTGCACTCTGAATGCTCATCCCGATCACATACCGCACCGGATCATTATTTCCGCTGTGAAAATCAATCGGTTCTTTTAATCTCAGGATCGATGCCGCCTCCTCAATGACGCCCTGTTCCGCGCTTGCGTGCGGCAGCGCCGTTTCCGGACAGACGACAATATAAGGACCGTTTCTTTTGATATTCATAACCATTTCATCTACGTATCCAGGCTCCACTGCGCCTGTGGAATGCAGCAGATTCCCCGACTGACGGACCGCGTCTTCCCAATCTTTTGCCTCGTATCCCACCTGAATCCTCTGCTCATTCAGCAGATCATAGAACGCACCCTGAATATTGACATCAGGAGGACTTGTGATTTCCGGCTCCCGTTCTTTACCTTCTCCACCGTCTCCCTCCCGTATTTCCAGGACCTTTCTCTGAATATCCAGGATATCGTCCTTCTCGAGCATAGGAGACCGGACTTCCACATAAGGGATGTTCACATCATCCAGCGGGATCGTTGATATGATCATCTGGGTTCCGTTTTTCTCGATCTCCCTCATATTATGGAAAGAAGAGATACTTACGATCTCGATCATATCATCCAGCGTCTTCAGTTTCGCCATCATAAATTGTGCAGTCCCTCTTCCGGTTGCACATACAAGAGCCACTTTTACTTTCCTGCTCTTTTCTGTCTCTGCCTTTTCTTTTTCCATCACAGAGGCAAAATACAGTACCATAAAGGACATTTCGTCTTCTGAAAACTTCTGGCCCACATAATCCTCCAGTGAGCCGAGATGCTGCTTCACACTCTCAAAAATCTCAGGATAATCCTGCATTAAAGTATCCTTCAGCGGATTCACCAAAACTTCGCTGTTTTTCAGACGGTGCACCGCGGACCTCATATGGGCCACCAGCAGGTCATAGAGAGTAAAGTCCAGATAAAAGTCAATTCCAAAACAGCTGGAAATCTGATAAATCGTTTCCGCTATCATGACTCTTAATTCCAGAGCATTTGTTTTCTGTGCATCATCTTTCAAATAACTTTTTCCGTTCAGGCATTCTGTATAGTAAAGGATTTCGACCTCACGCACATCCATCTGAAACATGTCAGAAATTTTCCCGAACAGTCCTTTGCTGAACGTGTACTTGGAGCCTTCTTTTAAATAATTCCATTCGTTGGTGAAATACCCCGGAAGAAAATGCTTTCGTACGATCCGGTTGGCTACAATCGTAAGCTCTGTCACAGCCTCAAAAAAAGAATAGTCGGCAAAAAATATCTGTGTCTCTTCCTCTTCTTCCAGAATACAGTTTTTCATCTTCTCGTAAATTTCCAGGCTGTCTGCCTCTTTTAACAGA is a window encoding:
- a CDS encoding BglG family transcription antiterminator: MNRRSNKILKDLILGIHADVSGLEEKYHIQERTIRADIKELNKDLEAYELPVIASDLDGKLWIDTDKKVDIRAYEKFISEYDFYTYYLSKKERSTILAMILLNASGYVTVDQLKEKIGVSRNTLLQDLQELKIWFKENGMTLVSQVRRGYIIEASELDVRKGILKLLEVNGDDNYYKNGYDLSVFWNLLLKEADSLEIYEKMKNCILEEEEETQIFFADYSFFEAVTELTIVANRIVRKHFLPGYFTNEWNYLKEGSKYTFSKGLFGKISDMFQMDVREVEILYYTECLNGKSYLKDDAQKTNALELRVMIAETIYQISSCFGIDFYLDFTLYDLLVAHMRSAVHRLKNSEVLVNPLKDTLMQDYPEIFESVKQHLGSLEDYVGQKFSEDEMSFMVLYFASVMEKEKAETEKSRKVKVALVCATGRGTAQFMMAKLKTLDDMIEIVSISSFHNMREIEKNGTQMIISTIPLDDVNIPYVEVRSPMLEKDDILDIQRKVLEIREGDGGEGKEREPEITSPPDVNIQGAFYDLLNEQRIQVGYEAKDWEDAVRQSGNLLHSTGAVEPGYVDEMVMNIKRNGPYIVVCPETALPHASAEQGVIEEAASILRLKEPIDFHSGNNDPVRYVIGMSIQSAKSINSAIYDLMMIFGNEQIRRILDSLPDAEAVLNTIKRLNSKYNEEKDNENDNQ